From a single Callithrix jacchus isolate 240 chromosome 5, calJac240_pri, whole genome shotgun sequence genomic region:
- the SLC2A4RG gene encoding SLC2A4 regulator isoform X1, with protein sequence MEAERPRPRAAGRDPGALRAEAPWVRVESPGARASPVTVPTPPQGASLGGGLAGLEFARPRESELRASELGAPRPWSGAAGTRTPSAHIPVPAQRATPGKARPDEVMAAAALTSLSTSPLLLGAPVVTFSLEPGLEPWKEALGRPPDSYSSSSNSGDWGWDLASDQSSPSTPSPPLPPEAAHFLFGEPTLRKRKSPAQVMFQCLWKSCGKVLSTASEMQRHIRLVHLGRRQAEPEQSDGEEDFYYTELDVGVDTLTDGLSSLTPVSPTASMPPTFPRLELPELLEPPVLPRPLQPPARPPPLSPVLSTALANPQSCHSDHVYQGCLTPAHLEPQPTEVGTCSLALSSRIAVSLRKPRGDAKKCRKVYGMERRDLWCTACRWKKACQRFLD encoded by the exons ATGGAGGCCGAGCGCCCCCGGCCCCGCGCCGCCGGCCGTGACCCTGGTGCGCTACGGGCCGAGGCTCCGTGGGTGCGCGTAGAGAGCCCGGGCGCGCGCGCCTCCCCCGTGACGGTGCCCACGCCGCCGCAG GGCGCTTCCTTGGGCGGCGGCCTCGCGGGCTTGGAGTTCGCGCGGCCGCGGGAATCGGAGCTGCGGGCCTCGGAGCTGGGGGCCCCCAGGCCTTGGTCGGGGGCGGCAGGGACCCGGACTCCATCGGCGCACATCCCGGTGCCGGCGCAGAG AGCCACCCCAGGAAAAGCCCGGCCGGACGAGGTCATGGCTGCCGCTGCCCTTACAAGCCTGTCCACCAGCCCACTCCTTCTGGGGGCCCCGGTTGTAACCTTCAGCCTAG AGCCTGGCCTGGAGCCCTGGAAGGAGGCCCTGGGGCGGCCCCCAGACAgctacagcagcagcagcaacagcggAGACTGGGGCTGGGACCTGGCCAGTGACCAGTCCTCTCCGTCCACCCCGTCACCCCCACTGCCCCCCGAGGCAGCCCACTTTCTGTTCGGGGAGCCCACCCTCAGGAAAAGGAAG AGTCCGGCCCAGGTCATGTTCCAGTGTCTGTGGAAGAGCTGCGGGAAGGTGCTGAGCACGGCCTCCGAAATGCAGAGACACATCCGCCTGGTGCACCTGGG CAGGAGGCAGGCAGAGCCTGAGCAGAGTGACGGAGAGGAGGATTTCTACTACACAGAACTGGATGTCGGCGTGGACACACTGACTGACGGGCTGTCCAGCCTGACTCCGGTGTCCCCCACGGCCTCCATGCCGCCCACCTTCCCCCGTCTGGAGCTGCCAGAGCTGCTGGAGCCCCCGGTCCTGCCCCGTCCACTGCAGCCACCTGCCCGGCCCCCACCCCTGTCCCCTGTCCTGAGCACCGCCCTCGCTAACCCCCAGTCCTGCCACAGCGACCATGTCTACCAG GGCTGCCTGACTCCTGCCCACCTGGAGCCGCAGCCCACGGAGGTCGGAACCTGCTCACTGGCCTTGTCCTCCAGGATTGCAGTCAGCCTGAG GAAGCCCCGTGGCGATGCTAAGAAGTGCCGGAAGGTGTATGGCATGGAGCGCAGAGACCTGTGGTGCACAGCCTGCCGCTGGAAGAAGGCCTGCCAGCGCTTCCTGGACTGA
- the SLC2A4RG gene encoding SLC2A4 regulator isoform X2: protein MEAERPRPRAAGRDPGALRAEAPWVRVESPGARASPVTVPTPPQGASLGGGLAGLEFARPRESELRASELGAPRPWSGAAGTRTPSAHIPVPAQRATPGKARPDEVMAAAALTSLSTSPLLLGAPVVTFSLEPGLEPWKEALGRPPDSYSSSSNSGDWGWDLASDQSSPSTPSPPLPPEAAHFLFGEPTLRKRKSPAQVMFQCLWKSCGKVLSTASEMQRHIRLVHLGRQAEPEQSDGEEDFYYTELDVGVDTLTDGLSSLTPVSPTASMPPTFPRLELPELLEPPVLPRPLQPPARPPPLSPVLSTALANPQSCHSDHVYQGCLTPAHLEPQPTEVGTCSLALSSRIAVSLRKPRGDAKKCRKVYGMERRDLWCTACRWKKACQRFLD from the exons ATGGAGGCCGAGCGCCCCCGGCCCCGCGCCGCCGGCCGTGACCCTGGTGCGCTACGGGCCGAGGCTCCGTGGGTGCGCGTAGAGAGCCCGGGCGCGCGCGCCTCCCCCGTGACGGTGCCCACGCCGCCGCAG GGCGCTTCCTTGGGCGGCGGCCTCGCGGGCTTGGAGTTCGCGCGGCCGCGGGAATCGGAGCTGCGGGCCTCGGAGCTGGGGGCCCCCAGGCCTTGGTCGGGGGCGGCAGGGACCCGGACTCCATCGGCGCACATCCCGGTGCCGGCGCAGAG AGCCACCCCAGGAAAAGCCCGGCCGGACGAGGTCATGGCTGCCGCTGCCCTTACAAGCCTGTCCACCAGCCCACTCCTTCTGGGGGCCCCGGTTGTAACCTTCAGCCTAG AGCCTGGCCTGGAGCCCTGGAAGGAGGCCCTGGGGCGGCCCCCAGACAgctacagcagcagcagcaacagcggAGACTGGGGCTGGGACCTGGCCAGTGACCAGTCCTCTCCGTCCACCCCGTCACCCCCACTGCCCCCCGAGGCAGCCCACTTTCTGTTCGGGGAGCCCACCCTCAGGAAAAGGAAG AGTCCGGCCCAGGTCATGTTCCAGTGTCTGTGGAAGAGCTGCGGGAAGGTGCTGAGCACGGCCTCCGAAATGCAGAGACACATCCGCCTGGTGCACCTGGG GAGGCAGGCAGAGCCTGAGCAGAGTGACGGAGAGGAGGATTTCTACTACACAGAACTGGATGTCGGCGTGGACACACTGACTGACGGGCTGTCCAGCCTGACTCCGGTGTCCCCCACGGCCTCCATGCCGCCCACCTTCCCCCGTCTGGAGCTGCCAGAGCTGCTGGAGCCCCCGGTCCTGCCCCGTCCACTGCAGCCACCTGCCCGGCCCCCACCCCTGTCCCCTGTCCTGAGCACCGCCCTCGCTAACCCCCAGTCCTGCCACAGCGACCATGTCTACCAG GGCTGCCTGACTCCTGCCCACCTGGAGCCGCAGCCCACGGAGGTCGGAACCTGCTCACTGGCCTTGTCCTCCAGGATTGCAGTCAGCCTGAG GAAGCCCCGTGGCGATGCTAAGAAGTGCCGGAAGGTGTATGGCATGGAGCGCAGAGACCTGTGGTGCACAGCCTGCCGCTGGAAGAAGGCCTGCCAGCGCTTCCTGGACTGA
- the LIME1 gene encoding lck-interacting transmembrane adapter 1 — protein MGLQVSWAPPALWVLGCCALILWLWALCTACRRPEDALAPRKRAWAKLQGSAMPAEASLLRRTHLCSLSKSDTRLHELHRGPLSCRALRPASVNLQRPHWLEVSRDISGSQGAPSAFPHREQPRALPAAAASAACVGPEATYSNVGLATLPGVSLAASPMVTEYARVQKRQGTHRSPQEPQQGKAEVTPATQVEVLYSRVCKPKRREPGPTTDPLDPKGQGAILALASDPAYQSPPLRAPDVDSGPLENVYESIREPGDPAGSSGTCGARTPPASSCPSLGSGWRPLPALNAPGHVLVPPE, from the exons ATGGGGTTGCAAGTGTCCTGGGCCCCTCCTGCCCTCTGGGTTCTAGGGTGCTGCGCCCTGATCCTCTGGCTGTGGGCCCTGTGCACAGCCTGCCGCAG GCCTGAGGACGCTCTAGCCCCCAGGAAGCGGGCATGGGCGAAGCTGCAGGGCAGTGCGATGCCAGCGGAAGCG TCCCTGCTGAGGCGGACCCACCTCTGCTCCCTCAGCAAGTCGGACACCAGATTACACGAGCTGCACCGGGGCCCGCTCAGCTGCAGGG CCCTGCGGCCTGCCAGCGTGAATCTTCAGCGCCCACACTGGCTGGAGGTGTCCAGGGACATCAGTGGATCGCAGGGAGCCCCCTCTGCCTTCCCACACCGGGAGCAGCCCCGGGCTCTGCCGGCAGCTGCAGCCAGCGCAGCGTGCGTTGGACCCGAGGCTACCTATTCCAACGTGGGGCTGGCGACCCTTCCCGGGGTCAGCCTGGCGGCCAGCCCTATGGTGACTGAGTATGCCCGTGTCCAGAAGCGCCAGGGGACCCATCGCAGTCCCCAGGAGCCACAGCAGGGGAAGGCCGAGGTGACCCCCGCCACTCAG GTGGAAGTCCTGTACTCCAGGGTCTGCAAGCCTAAAAGGAGGGAGCCAGGACCCACCACAGACCCGCTAGACCCCAAGGGCCAGGGAGCGATTCTGGCCCTGGCCAGTGACCCGGCCTACCAGAGCCCCCCGCTCAGGGCCCCGGATGTGGACAGCGGCCCCCTGGAAAACGTGTATGAGAGCATCCGGGAGCCGGGGGATCCCGCCGGCAGCAGCGGCACGTGTGGGGCTCGGACTCCCCCCGCTTCCAGCTGCCCAAGCCTAGGGAGCGGCTGGAGACCCCTCCCTGCCCTGAACGCTCCAGGACACGTGCTCGTTCCTCCAGAATGA